The DNA window cataggtttttggagaatgcacattcctgagtatagccagatcgtgagccctctctacctggtcactcgcaagaagaatgatttccactggggccctgagcagcaacaagccttcacccagatcaagcaggagattgcccatgcagtagcccttggcccagtcaggacgggaccagatgtgaagaatgtgctttactctgcagccgggaaccatggtttgtcctggagcctttggcagaaagtgcctggTGAGACTCGCggccgaccactgggattttggagtcgaAGCTATAgggggtctgaagccaactatactccaacagagaaggaaattttagcagcctatgaaggagttcaggCCGCCTCGGAGGTGATCGGTACAGAAgcgcaactcctcctggcaccacgactaccggtgctggggtggatgttcaaagcaaagattccctccacccaccatgccaccagtgccacatggagcaagtggattgcccttATTACGCAGCGCGCCCGGATTGGAAAattgaatcgccctgggattttggagataattacaaactggcctgaaggtgaaaactttagtcttgcagatgaagaggaggaagtggcACATGCTGAAGAAGCGCCACCATATAAccaactgccagcagaagaaacacactatgctcttttcactgatggcTCTTGCCGCATTGTAGGAATGAaacggaagtggaaagcagccgtatggagTCCCACACGACGAGTTGCGGAAGCTACTGAAGGGGAAGGTGGATCGAGTCaatttgctgaactcaaagcggttcaactggccctggacattgctgaaagggagaagtggccaaaactctacctctacactgattcatggatggtagccaatgctctgtgggggtggctggagaggtggaagaaAGCTAACTGGCagcgtagaggaaaaccaatttgggctgctgatgAGTGGAAAAACATTGCCACCAGGATAGAGAAGCTACCGGTGAACGTTCgtcatgtagatgcccatgtccccaagagcagAGCCAATGAGGAACACCAAAACAACCAGCAAGTAGATcgggctgcaaagataggggtatcaaagatagacttggattGGCAACACAAAGGGGAATTGTTCTTGGcacgatgggcccatgatgcctcaggccatcagggtagagatgccacttttaagtgggcacgagatcgaggggtggatctaaccatggacagtatatCTCAGGTAATCCACGACTGTGAGACATGTGCtaccatcaaacaggccaagcgggtaAAGCCCCTGTGGTATGGTGggcggtggtccaagtacaagtatggggaggcctggcagattgactacatcacactgccccagacacgccacGGCAAGCGTTATGTGCTCACaatggtagaagccaccacgggatggttggaaacctatcctgtgcctcatgctacggcccgtaacaccatcctaggccttgaaaagcaaattctttggaggcatggtacccctgagaggattgagtccgACAATGGaactcatttcaagaacagccttatcaacacttgggctagggaacatggtattgagtgggtgtaccatattccctaccatgcaccagctgcaggaaaagtagagaggtacaatggattgttgaaaaccacactgaaagcattgggtgggggatctctCAAGAATTGGGAACAGAATctggcaaaagccacctggttagttaacacccgaggctCTACCAGTCGATGGGGCCCTGCCCAGTCTCAGCTTTTGAATATAGTAGATGGAGACAAAGTCCCAGTAGTGCATGTTAGAGGTTTGTTAGGAAaaacagtgtggatcaattctgcctcaagtacagacaaacccattcgtgggattgtctttgctcagggaccaggttgtacatggtgggtaatgcagagagatggaagaacacgatgtgtacctcagggagatctgattGTTGGGTGAGAACTATGTataaatatcactgtttgctgAATACTGCTGCCATTGTCTGTGTATAGTTGTATATTAGATGTATAATGTATCTATTTATAGggtttgaatatatatattagttttagtAGTAAGCTGACGATAtggggataaggggtggaatgtcctagggtggctgtatgatgcctttatccccaatcgtctgccctgtttatgttgaagtcttgttccaagagtgaaaggaggagggaagaagctcagggtttgttttcaaaaactcactccctcctccacattcctgctccgggACGGTGTTATCtgcggacggacggacagcgagacagagctctcctttgctttttttcctagttagttttagctagctgaggcagagaatttccctggactgtggtttttttccctttctctggacctgctctggactgaacaccagaagagcatcagcagctcacatctgtggcccagcgggccgggcctgggccgcggcattgccagcgctggaaggactggtcagagactgagtgagctgagctgcagcccgggggatttgctctgaatttgtctctcttggagtggcaagaagtcctattgtttaatattgtctaagttctcttgtgtaataaacaggttttttccacttttttcctccagaggtattttctcccgaaccggctggggggaggggccaattgactctgctttcctaaaggaatccttttgtgggggggaggggaattctttccccagacttgccctgaaccaggacacaCTGTTTACTGTGTTTTGAACAGTACTTACTTGTTTTATTCCTCTTAGACAGGAAAAAGCAGATTGACACACATGTTTACAACCTCCTTTTCAAGAGTTTTTTTCTTGATGctttgatatatttttcttgtacTGCTGCCTGTCCTGATCACTCTCATTTGGGCTGTGCTTGACCCTTACTTGTAGGTCTCCCATTCAGCAAACCTTTAGGAAGGATGTTGGAGTAGTAGGTCTCAATTCAGTTACCTCCCTGTAGATGTATATGATCATTTTGCAGGCACCCCATGTGTACCACAGCACTCTGGGGCACCTGTATGTTCCAGAATGTCAGGAAGGGCATTGTGGAACCTCAGACCTCTCTATATGTCTGCCTGGGTACTTGAATTTGATTCCTTTTCAAGCAGTCCTAAGACTTGTATCCAAACTGCCAATTTTTTTGCCATGAATACAGTGGTGTTATTGAGAATTAGTGTTTATCCCGTGTTTTTGGTCGTATTTCAAACACTTGGTATAAATTCTACCTGTCTGTAAATCCCTC is part of the Vidua chalybeata isolate OUT-0048 chromosome 1, bVidCha1 merged haplotype, whole genome shotgun sequence genome and encodes:
- the LOC128784515 gene encoding uncharacterized protein K02A2.6-like isoform X2, producing the protein MDSISQVIHDCETCATIKQAKRVKPLWYGGRWSKYKYGEAWQIDYITLPQTRHGKRYVLTMVEATTGWLETYPVPHATARNTILGLEKQILWRHGTPERIESDNGTHFKNSLINTWAREHGIEWVYHIPYHAPAAGKVES
- the LOC128784515 gene encoding uncharacterized protein K02A2.6-like isoform X1, giving the protein MDSISQVIHDCETCATIKQAKRVKPLWYGGRWSKYKYGEAWQIDYITLPQTRHGKRYVLTMVEATTGWLETYPVPHATARNTILGLEKQILWRHGTPERIESDNGTHFKNSLINTWAREHGIEWVYHIPYHAPAAGKVERDQVVHGG